The DNA region AGCTCTACAAGCTCTGGACAGGATTGAAATAGCTGGCAAACGCATGAAGCTTGAAGCAAGCCGGCCTGGTGGGGCACGCAGGAGGTACGTTTGTAATTTTCGTAGCAGGAAGGCTGTATGCAGCATTCTAATTTGCAAAATCTATCTTCAGCTTGATGCAGCAATTGAGTCAGGACCCTGAGTATGATGATGTCCGATTTAGACAGCAAGTAGGTTCTCCAATAGCCGTCTCCCCTCCAGGTATTATCATTTGTTTATACTATACTACTATACTTTAGTACTATAATCCTTTTGTGTGCTGAAATGGAGTGCACCTATGGTAGGTTACTGGCCACATTTGGGTAGTCCAGTCGATCACAGTCCTCTTCAAAGCCTCAGTCAATCGCCAAAATTCGGACCTATAAGCCCAATGAAGAGCAATCATTTGTCTGGATTGGCCACCATTCTACCTACCCATGTTTCCAACACTTCTAGGGTTTCAAACCAGGTAATTGGCCACTCAACATCTACCTTTACTAGTTCAAGACAAACTCTTGGCGAATCGAATTCTGCTTCGTCTGGCATTGGAATGTTGTCTGGTCCTCAGTTTCTTTGGGGTACTAGTCCCTCTTCTCCTGTCTCAGAATGCTCCAATTCTTCAGTAGGACAGCAATTTACATCCCAGGGACAAGTTTACTCAGAAACTAATCATCGCAGAATTTTCTCAAGTTCGCTTCACCAGCAGCACTATGTTGGATCTGCACCCTCTGTTTTCCCTCCTGATTTGAACTTGGGGGGTTACTACCCAGACTCGCCTGAAACCTCCTTCATGAATCGAGTTCCATTTGGTGGAATGGATAGGGGTCACATGATGATGAATGGAGGTGTCCGTTCGGCTATAAATCTCGGTTTTGGACATACAGAGAATATTAACGAAAGTGgttcttcaaattcaaaaataatgCCATTGTCGAGTACTAGGCCTTTATTCTTTGGGAATGGTCCGTTTCAAGGAATGGGTGGAGTAACCAGTAGTGATGATGGATTACTTGACTTTAGTCGAAGCAGGCGAATCGACTATAACGTCAACCAAATGGAGATGAAGAAGCAATATCAGCTTGATTTGGACAAGATTAAGAATTGTGAAGATATCAGAACAACTTTGATGCTTAAAAACATTCCAAATAAGTAAGATGATCTTTTtagtgaaaattttaaataatgcacACATAGATGTTGCATACACAATGGTCTAAAAGTCTTATTTTGTGTTTTAGGTACACCTCAAAGATGTTGCTTGCAGCCATTGATGAAAATCATAGCAATTGTTATGATTTTCTCTATTTGCCAATAGATTTCAAGGTAAGAAACTATGATTGTTTCACAtaggaaaagaaagaaaacccgaggaaaaaataaaactgataGTTTGTCCTTTGATTGCAGAACAAATGCAATGTGGGTTATGCTTTTATCAACATGATTTCTCCTTCACATATTATTCCCTTCTATGAGGTTAATGTCTTTCTCCTGCATCTTGGATATGGAATAGTTTCTCGAACCAAATGTTTAGTGTTGACAATCTATTTTGTTACCAATATTTAACATATATGCTAAACAAATGGAGGAAGTATTGAAGTTGTAAGATTTTCCTATTCAGGCATTTAATGGGAAGAAATGGGAAAAGTTCAATAGCGAAAAAGTTGCTTCCTTGGCTTATGCAAGGATTCAAGGGAAGACAGCTCTTGTTTCACATTTCCAGAATTCAAGTCTAATGAATGAAGATAAGCATTGTCGTCCTATTCTGTTTCAGTCCGAAGCCCAGGGTACCGATCAGGTAATAATTTTATCCACTATTAAGGATTCCAATTATTACCAGCATTCTCTCAATTCTAATCTTCAAAATTACGTCACAACACTTGAAACATAATTTGTTTGATGGTTGGACATGCCTAAGGTTTGGAATTTTGTTTAATCTAGGAACCTCTCAACAGCAACCTGAACATTCTTATTCGTCAATCTGATGGGTCTTACACTGGTGATTCACTTGAAAGCCCTAAAAGCAATCTAACCTGAATAGCCAAACCATGATAAGGAGAGCCAGCTCATTCTCAACAAACAAACCTGGTACTATTGTGGGTTTTCCATTTTTAACAAACCTGGTACAGACATCCAAAGTACAATAATAAACTTAGGGCACTGCAAATATTTATTTGGCAAGACTTCATTGAAGAAAGAAGCAGAGGAAGCATTTTCTTTCTGTTTTCTTAAAGCGGATTAATCAAGGTTGTGTCCTAGTGAATATTCTttctgttttcttttgttctagTTAGTATATAAATATTCCTTTCTAAGTGTATAGATTGTAAAATAGAACTCTAAAGTGATATTATGCATATCTTTCCATTTATTTATGCATCAGCCAAGTTTTTTAGATGCTGGTAGAAAGAGAGTATCATAGTTTCTAACCTTCAAAAAGAGGTCAAATCTAGAATAGGAATACATGCTTAATTACAAGCATCAAATCATATCTGTAGGGCATCAGCTATGGATCCTGCTAGACTAAGGATTTCAAAAGGCGACTTATTACCAATAGCTTTGACAGTAAGAGGGCATGAATCTGTGATCCAGAAGTATGTGAATGCCTTATCCGAGTTATCTGTTGATGAAAGCTAATTCCATTTTAGAAACCAAATACAGATTGATATAAACACAGTTAtagttaacaaaatataatgatttaCCTTCACTCTTGTGTATGAACTTGTCCCACGAGCGCTTGGGAAATACTGCATGGGTAACATATGCACTCACTTTTGCAGCACCTTTATCTGCCAAAACTTTCTATTGGaaacaaaaaggaaaaaaatcgAATTAATTCATTTCCAATCATTTACCCATGTGATTTGTAGATTGATAAACGAAAATTACCTGACACTCGAGCAGTGTACCTCCTGATTGCACCAAATCATCAACTATGACAACATGACAACCTTTAGGTTCACCCTCCTTCAGTCGTACGATCCGTTTATCGCCTTCTCGAACCTTGTTGCAAACCACCTGCCAAAAAGTTGATGATAAAATTAGCGATTAAAGATAATTATGTATACAACAATAATAACAGCTCACAAATGTCGTAAACTTGCCATGGGGAAATTATCCAGTAGCTTGTGAAATCTCTTCCAAGCTCCATCATCTGGAAATGCTACAACAATctgaaaaaatatgtaaaaaaattaactagaGCAATGGATAGAAACACATAACAAAACATATATGAAGTTAATGATAATTTACTTTCTCAGATTCAGCAAGCTGATGAAGGCGTTGCTTCAAAAGAGGGATACCAGATTCAAAACAAGGAAGGACCTGATCTCCAAAATAGAATCGTTCCTGCAGAACATGAAATATCGAGTCAATAGAGCTTTTCAGgcaatgaaataatgttaagtTCATATGGAAGATGACAAATTCCAGATGTTCAAAATACAAACCTGTAAAGCATGAATGTCGAAAGTGACTAGGCTTGTTGGACCACCTCTTGATATCGGAACATTCGTTAGAATTCTAGCCATAGTAAAAGCCGTAGCGACATCTCCTTCCACTTCCATACGTTCAAATGAGCCAGTAGGAAAGAAAGGTAACACCAAAGTGAAAGAAGCAACAAACAGCCGTGGAAGTGAGTATATGACAGATAGCTGCTCAAAGATAACTGCAGGAGAACTAAAGGATGCCAAAAAGGCCACATGCTGCCCTCGAATATTATGCGCTTTATTAATGAATAAGTTTGGAAATCCGTCATCAAAACTCCTGATGAATACAATACATTGCCTCAGAGGAATTATACAAGTGAATTTATCATCCAAGAATTTGACACAAAAAGTTTACAGCAACTAGTAGAATGTTGCGGTTTCTCTACCATAAATCAAATCCTATTGTCCAGACCTACTGCGAAGCAGgatttttctaataaactaGGTCATGAAACAATGAATATTAAGCTCACTCAAAATCATCGTAAAACATGAATGCCAATAGCTTTGTGCATAGTTACTCATACAGATAGATAAAAAGTTTATAACAAATAGTAGAATGTTGCAGTTTCTCTACCGTAAATCAAATCCTATTGTCATTTGTCCAGACCTGACTGCGAAACAGGATATTTCTAATAAACTAGGTCATGAAACAATGAATATCAAGCTCATTCAAAAGCATCGTAAAACATGAATGCCAATAGCTTTGTGCTCAGTAACTCATACAGATATATAGAAAGTACATCAGAATGAAGTACTAACTAATAATACTAACTCATTCAAAATCATCGTAAAACATGAATGCCAATAGCTTTGCGCTCAGTCACTCATACAGATAGATACAAAGTTCATCAAAATGAAGTACTAATACACTATATAGATACATATAAtcatatatagatatagatatatatatagagagagagaaccTCCAGTTGATGGATTGGAGTTGAATGAACTCCGATTGAGCGGCAACTTTCCGAGCAAGATCTTCAGATTCCGTGCAATAAAACAAAAGCACTTGCTTAGTTTGCTGCTTCTCCGCCTGGACTTCCGCCTTGATAATGATTTCAGCTCCCTCAGTCGGCTGCAAGGCTTCACTAGGCATTGTTATATGCGGCGGAGAGagattgagagagagagagagagagaaaggagagcgACGATTGTTCAAAAGTTCAAACAGAGCAAAGCCAGACCCCTGCATTGATCATGATAATCGATAGTGGAGTAGCGCGGGACCCACACTAAGTTCTTTTTCGTAATTTTGGTATcgttttaatttgttattaaaactGATTAACAGAATCAtgtattttattcttaaaatataaatatttatttattattaattaaaataaaatgttataataataataataaaagtagaGTTTCTTCATTTATTCTAGATACTACTTTTACATAATTACTTAAACATTGATTATgagaagtattttttttatttaatgttaatagtttattaaattaattagtgtaGGCAAGATAAATTTTTAGAAGTACGTTAGTGGAGTAGCGCGTGACCCACACTTTTGGTCAACAGATATTATAACTGATTAACAGAATCTTGTTCCATAGGAATCAAATTCCTAATAGGTAAGATTACAAAACAATAGACTTTGTTTGATGttgaattatttagaaaaattaatgtttttaaaatatatattatttttgttaatttttttatttactcttactttaaatttataataaggagttttaaaatatgttttggtcaattatttaaatatgtggaaaaaaataatgttaagtGATATAGTCaattattttcatatcaaaCAAGGTAAGAATGGCGggagtattttttattttttttattttacttttttttagttgTAGCAAGATGCCAGATACTTGGCTTGGTTTAATCCACAAGTGCCTAATTCAATTAATTCTAATCACAATCTTGTTTAGTCAAAATGAGAATTTTATTCTTACATTTTGTATACCaatcttcttttattattttccttttttgaaaaaaaagacaaaGTTAATGCTagagaatgaaaataataaaataataaatataaaaagttaacaattattttatttttaatgttactaattattttctttcattaaagaaattgacatttattttaattatttaaaagatatttttttatgtgttttatcattaaattaagagtttaaccactataattattttttaaacacatcaccaaaccaaattaattttataaaaaatgaaattaagttTGCTCTGgcatattttttgaaattttatataattttcttctcacattattatcattataactatcaaatgactcattttatctatattaatgacatactttatttttattagattttaaatataaaaaatattataataattaaactaattaaaaatccaatataacttaacatttttttataaaaaaaaaacaagcataCTATATTGAGTTAATCCAAACAAAATAGATTATTAATTGTAATTTCATGTGagtacaaattaattatttgaattaaattattaattttttttttaatttttaagttataaaatttattttaattaaagaatggAGTAATTTAATAGTTgaggaaatatttttttataatcaaataacacaatatattgcattgttttgattttgatatgtaAAAGATACATGAGTTaagtaaatgtttaaaaatataagagatttaaattataaaaatataggatgatttatataaatatatatatgagataattatatatagagagagagagatttttttaatgatcaattattttaattttttaattttttttattataatatatcattttgttataaaaatcaatattcttaattattataggAAGTACACAGTCCATCGTTGTTGCCGTTGGTTCTGCTCCAACAGCCATGACTAGATTCATCTCGTAAATGGACGATTCTATTGGTTTCTCAAACACCTCATGAAACGCGAGATTTCGAATCTCATTGGGAATGGCCTATACAGAGATCTAGCCCTGTCTCTTTACTCAAGAAGCCATGCCGCCGCCTCCATTAGTCCTGATAAATTCGCATTCCCTTCTCTATTCAAAGTCTGCGGCTTGCTACAACAAGTTTCCCTTTGTCATATGCTTCATATCCATCTCATAAAGACTGGGTTTCACGCGGACGTATACGCATCAACTGCTCTCACCGATGCATACATGAAACTTGGATGTCCAGATGATGCCCTTAAGGTATTCGATGAAATGCATGAACGGAGCTTGGCTTCATTCAATGCCGTTATCTCCGGGTTCCTGAAAAACGGGGATATTGATGGGTCTTTCAAAATGTTCAAGCGACTTCTCAGTAAACAAGCTGTTAGGCCCAATTCGGTTACTATAGCTTGCTTGTTGTCGTCGTCGTCGAGTCCGAGTAATGGTCATCAAGTACACTGCTGGGCGGTTAAGTTAGGTGTTGAGTCTGAGATCTATGCTGCAACGTCGTTAGTGACCATGTACTCGAGTCGTGGAGAGTTGGGTTCGGCTGCCAAAGTTTTTAAGAATATAGAAACAAAAAATGTGGTTTGTTATAATGCCTACATTTCAGGAATTTTGCAGAATGGGGTTCCTCTTCTTGCTTTAGATGTTTTCAAGGAAATGCATAGATGCTCTGATGAATCATCACCACCCAATTCAGTCACTATGATATCAGTTCTCTCTGCATGCTCGGTTCTTGGGTGTGTTGGATTTGGTAGGCAGATTCATGGGATTTTGCATAAAATTAACATGGGATCTGACACCAAGGCGGGAACTGCACTAATTGATTTGTACTCAAAATGTGGTCACTGGAGTTTGGCCTACAAGGTGTTTGATGAACTTAACGGAAACAGGAACTTGACAACCTGGAACTGTATGATTGCTGGAATGATGTTGAATGGACAAAGTGACCACGCAATTGAACTTTTCATGAAGTTGTTTTCAGGTGTTGAAGGAATAGAACCAGATTTAGCAACATGGAACTCGTTGATTTGTGGGTTTTCACAGATTGGAAAGAATAAAGAAGCTTTATTTGTTTTCAGGAAGATGCTATCAATTGGTGCAGTTCCAAGTTTAAAATCTTTGACATGTTTGTTACCTGCTTGTTCTTCTCTTTCTGCTTTGCAGCTTGGGAAAGAAGTTCATGGTTACATTATTAgaacatatttatgttttgtgGATGATGAGTTCATTTCCACAGCTCTAGTAGACATGTACATGAAGTGCGGCCAATTTTTGTGGGCACAAAAGACTTTCGACCAGTCGAAGAAGACAAGATCTGATGACCCGTCAATTTGGAATGCAATGATTGATGGGTATGGGAGAAACGCTGAAACAGAATCTGCTTTTCGGATTTTTTATCAGATGATACAAGAGAATATACAACCGAATGAGGCTACATTCCTTATAATCTTATCTATGTGCAGTCATAATGGTTTAGTTGACAGAGGATTGAAAACTTTCCTATCGATGAACAAAGATCATGGCGTAATCCCAAAATCCAAGCATTTGAGTTGTGTGATTGATCTCCTTGGTCGTTCCGGATATCTTGATGAAGCGAGGGAACTGTTCCATGAAATCAGTGAACCTGCTCCGTCTGTTTGTGCTTCTCTGCTCAGTGTTTGTGTTGATAATTCAAATATCAGTATAGGAGAAGAAATGGCTAAAGAACTTTCAGAATTAGAACCAGAAAATCCTCTGCCATTTGTAATCCTGTCCGGTATATATGCATATCATGGAAGGTGGAGAGATGCTCACAAGACTAGAGAAAGATTGAATAGCAGAAAAT from Impatiens glandulifera chromosome 5, dImpGla2.1, whole genome shotgun sequence includes:
- the LOC124938058 gene encoding protein MEI2-like 5 codes for the protein MDQKQQQDLVSGLYKIPTAESSKSMTFDASMFSTSLPVFPYDKLNYPDLHDDSGGNGIGRSCLVLPRDENELLDFDLNNLPSQLEELEDDFFYSGGGMELESSQDDISNKIVGGLSKLNFSDGGNGILIPPPMGGGHYYPVVPNTTAVVAGEHPNGEHPSRTLFVRNINSNIEDSELHSLFQQYGDIRTMYTASKHRGFVMISYYDIRDARNAMRALQNKPLRRRKLDIHFSIPKDNPSEKDVNQGTLVAFNLDASVSNDILFQIFGAYGEVKEIRETPHKRHQKFIEFYDVRAAETALQALDRIEIAGKRMKLEASRPGGARRSLMQQLSQDPEYDDVRFRQQVGSPIAVSPPGYWPHLGSPVDHSPLQSLSQSPKFGPISPMKSNHLSGLATILPTHVSNTSRVSNQVIGHSTSTFTSSRQTLGESNSASSGIGMLSGPQFLWGTSPSSPVSECSNSSVGQQFTSQGQVYSETNHRRIFSSSLHQQHYVGSAPSVFPPDLNLGGYYPDSPETSFMNRVPFGGMDRGHMMMNGGVRSAINLGFGHTENINESGSSNSKIMPLSSTRPLFFGNGPFQGMGGVTSSDDGLLDFSRSRRIDYNVNQMEMKKQYQLDLDKIKNCEDIRTTLMLKNIPNKYTSKMLLAAIDENHSNCYDFLYLPIDFKNKCNVGYAFINMISPSHIIPFYEAFNGKKWEKFNSEKVASLAYARIQGKTALVSHFQNSSLMNEDKHCRPILFQSEAQGTDQEPLNSNLNILIRQSDGSYTGDSLESPKSNLT
- the LOC124938059 gene encoding ribose-phosphate pyrophosphokinase 4-like codes for the protein MPSEALQPTEGAEIIIKAEVQAEKQQTKQVLLFYCTESEDLARKVAAQSEFIQLQSINWRSFDDGFPNLFINKAHNIRGQHVAFLASFSSPAVIFEQLSVIYSLPRLFVASFTLVLPFFPTGSFERMEVEGDVATAFTMARILTNVPISRGGPTSLVTFDIHALQERFYFGDQVLPCFESGIPLLKQRLHQLAESEKIVVAFPDDGAWKRFHKLLDNFPMVVCNKVREGDKRIVRLKEGEPKGCHVVIVDDLVQSGGTLLECQKVLADKGAAKVSAYVTHAVFPKRSWDKFIHKSEDNSDKAFTYFWITDSCPLTVKAIGNKSPFEILSLAGSIADALQI
- the LOC124938172 gene encoding pentatricopeptide repeat-containing protein At2g02750; this encodes MKREISNLIGNGLYRDLALSLYSRSHAAASISPDKFAFPSLFKVCGLLQQVSLCHMLHIHLIKTGFHADVYASTALTDAYMKLGCPDDALKVFDEMHERSLASFNAVISGFLKNGDIDGSFKMFKRLLSKQAVRPNSVTIACLLSSSSSPSNGHQVHCWAVKLGVESEIYAATSLVTMYSSRGELGSAAKVFKNIETKNVVCYNAYISGILQNGVPLLALDVFKEMHRCSDESSPPNSVTMISVLSACSVLGCVGFGRQIHGILHKINMGSDTKAGTALIDLYSKCGHWSLAYKVFDELNGNRNLTTWNCMIAGMMLNGQSDHAIELFMKLFSGVEGIEPDLATWNSLICGFSQIGKNKEALFVFRKMLSIGAVPSLKSLTCLLPACSSLSALQLGKEVHGYIIRTYLCFVDDEFISTALVDMYMKCGQFLWAQKTFDQSKKTRSDDPSIWNAMIDGYGRNAETESAFRIFYQMIQENIQPNEATFLIILSMCSHNGLVDRGLKTFLSMNKDHGVIPKSKHLSCVIDLLGRSGYLDEARELFHEISEPAPSVCASLLSVCVDNSNISIGEEMAKELSELEPENPLPFVILSGIYAYHGRWRDAHKTRERLNSRKLKKLPALSFINGVTDIRCLNYQ